TGCGTTAACACTAATGTTATTTATCTCTATTGCGTTGGATGCATTGAGTAAATAGTTCAGGGAGAAAGCACCGTTCAGGAATATTTTTGAATCGTTATTCAGGTAAAAATATCGTCTGGCGCCAATTGGAACATATATGTGCCTATAGTTTACTTCCAGAACTGCTTCCCTCCCAAAAACTACCGCCTCATGGTCGTTTTTATAGTTTTGGAAGGTTGGATCAGCGAATAAAGCCCATTGGTTTTTGTTGAAAGGTAAAATTACCTCTGCCTCAACACCTAGGGAAGGCAGCACTTCCGGATCAAATGTTTTCACATAAGGCGATCCCGAGTGGTGCTCCATTTTCAGGGAAGTGTAAGTGGCGCCTGCTTTAACTCTGAAGGATATTTCAAACTCCTTTTTCTGCCGTCTTTGGGAGAAGTTGGTATAGGTAGCTCCAATGCATTCGTTATACTTTACGAAAAGTCTGGCAAGTTCTTTTTTTTCATACCCAATCTTGTTGAACTGCTCCGGAGTGAAAGAGGGACACTTTAAGGTGGTGTAAAGCTGCTGCCTGTAAGCGTTGTTTTCGCTGAATTTTGTGCCTTCAACTATGAACTTTTTATAAACCAGTTGCTCTATGGCAGAACTGTCTGTTTTATAGAAAAAGCGTTCGAAACCTGCCTGCCCCTGGTAAGTGTAAAGCGTTGCTTTGCCCTCTACCAATACCCTTAGAAAAAGTGTTTCCTGCTTGAATATAGGTTCTCTGGAGTGGCTTATATCTCTTAGGTTTTCGGAAGAGCGATCAACATTTACAGTGGCGCGCTGGTATTTGTGTACGGTGTTGAAAATTTCGAATTCCTGTACTGAGTCTACGGTGCCAAGTCGTGTTTCAGCGTTTTCAGAAAGCTTGTACACAAACTGCGTCAGGTTGGATAGCTTATCGGAATTTCGGATAAGGACTTCCATCCTTTTGCCTTCATTGTTGATAAGATACCCTTTATCGAAAGTAACCTGAGCGTAGGCACTGAAACTTAGAAAAGAGAGGAAAGCGAAAAGTATAAGTTTGTTCATGGGTAAGGGGCTAAAGGTAATAGATTAAGTGTTGAAGGTATTGTAAAGCTAAAGCTTCTATAGTCGAAGTTTGCTGGTTAAATACTGCATTGACCTTCCTTTATTTGATCTTTACTAGGGTTGTAGAAGTTGTCTCTGATATTATAGCCTATGAGGCTAATTTGGGCGATCGGCTGTAAACCACAAAAGTCTTTTAGCGAAGGATTTTCAGTTATGCGCATCTGTCCATCATCAACTTTACGCAACTTTGAGAGACCGCTGAGGTGCTTCAGGTTAATATTGCGGTGGATTGTTAGCTTGAGGCAGGTTTCCAGTTCCGAAAGGCCATTCAGGTCCTCTAGTTTATTGTTTCCTTCTAAAAAAAGAGATCTTACTTCTTTTAAATTGTGCAGACCATTCAATGTGGTAAGCTCACTGTTGCCGGTAAGAGCAAGATCAGTTGCCTTTGTTACTTTTGATAGGCCGCTAATATCTGTTAATGACGTATTAGACTGAATAATGAGACTTTTTACATCACCGCTTATATTAGCAAGCCCGTTTAGGTTGAGCAGCTTATCAGAACTTGAAATCATTATTCCGCCAGTGATACCCTTCACACCGCGAACACCGTCAATGTTCTCAAGCTGTGTGTTACCGTGTATATCCAAAGAAAAAAGTGCAACGTCTAGGCTTGCTAATCCATTTAAGTTTTTCAACACAGAGTTATTCAGCACGCGAACAGTACCACCTTCAGGTAGCCTTACTTTAGCCAATGCATCAATGTTGGTTAGTTTGGTTGCCGTTATCGTGAGGTCTCCGTAAATATATCTGAGACTCCCAAGGCTACTGACATCCGTTATATCATCACCACTCAGGATTAGTTCACCATTGATTTTGGCATAATTTGCTTTACCGATCGTTTCAAGTTCATCCTGGCTTTCTATGTGCAATGCTCCCTGATACATTTTCTCGGGCTGCGGTTTTGGACCAGTTTCGTCCTTACTACAAGAAATTACACTTAGCAGAAGAGGCAGAAATAGAAGAATAATTTTAAGTTTCATATTAAGTTTGGTTTGAAGGGAAGTAAGAAATGCTAATTGATATTAAATACAATTTATAAATAGTAGGGACTACTCCTGTTAAATACCTGCATCCAGCTGCAAATGGAATTAAGCTGACGAATGTACTGTATATAGATGATATTATATTATTTAGGTTTTATATGTATAAAAAAATAGCAGCTATACTTGCTAAAGCTATCGTGGCAGCAAATCCGAATAGAATTCCCCATTTCCCGAACTTTGCAGAAGATAACCTTCATCGAAAGTAACCTGAGCATAAGCGCCAAAGCTGAAAAATGAGAAGAAGGCGAAAAGGAAAAGTTTGTTCATAGGTAAGGGGCTGGAAATAATGGCTAAAGAATTAAGTAGTATTTGGATTGTACAAAATTTGATATATGAATGAAGGCTTCAAATATACTATATGTTATGTTCTTTATATAGCTATGATAAATTTTTATTTCTTAACCTGTTTCCTTCATCATTACATGCCAAGCCGTAACTAAAGCTGCATAATTCCCTCATTTTCCCGAACTTTGCCTTCATTCAAAATTCTTATTTCGTCATTCATACTTCCACCGTGGCCTCATCCATCTACAAAAACTACCTGCTGCAGTCAGAGCCGAACAAGTTTAGCCTGGATAACCTGAGGGCCGGTGAGATGATTGTGAACATGGGGCCGCAGCACCCGAGTACGCACGGCGTGCTGCGCCTGGAGGTGGTCACAGATGGGGAGATCATCCAGGACGTGGTGCCGCACGTGGGCTACCTGCACCGCTGTTTCGAGAAGCACGCCGAAAACATGGCCTACAAACAGACCATCCCCTATGTGGACCGCATGGATTACCTGGCTGCCATGAACTCCGAGCATGTGTGGTGTATGGGCGTGGAGAAGCTGCTGGGCATCACCGACCAAATTCCGAAGCGGGTGGAGTATATCCGGGTGCTGGTAACGGAGCTGAACCGCATTGCCTCGCACTTTGTAGCCATCGGCACCTATGCCATTGATATCGGTGCTTTCACGCCTTTCCTGTGGCTGCTGCGCGACAGGGAGCATATTCAGCGCCTGCTGGAGTGGGTGTGCGGCGCACGCATGCTGTACAACTACATCTGGGTAGGCGGCTTATACTATGATTTGCCAATAGGTTTCGAGGAGCGCTGCCGTGAGTTTATTGACTATCTGCAGCCAAAGCTCGACGAACTCGACACCATCCTGCTAAGCAACAAAATCTTTATCGACCGCACGGCCAACGTGGGTATACTTCCGCTGGATGTGGCGATCAACTACGCCTGCTCCGGCCCGATGCTGCGCGGCTCCGGCCTAAGGCACGACCTGCGCCGCGTAGACGGCTACAGCGTATACCCTGAGCTGGAGTTTGAGGTGCCGATTGGTCAGGGGCTGGCCGGCACCACCGGCGATTGCTGGGACCGCAACTATGTGCGTGCGCTGGAGTGCCGGGAGTCCATCAAAATTATCAGCCAATGCCTCGACCGCCTCACCACCGACTACAAGCGCACGCCCGACTTTGACCCTCAGGCCGCCTGTCCCAAGAAAATGCGCATGACCGGAAGCCAGGAACTATACTTCCGGGGCGAAACACCGCGCGGCGAACTGGGCTACTACTTCCGCACCACCGATCGCAGCGACGTGCCCTTCCGCGCCAAAGGCCGTGCCCCAAGCTTCGTAAACCTCTCGGTGCTGCACGAGATCAGCCGGGGCTGTATGGTAGCGGATCTGATCGCCATCGTGGGCTCTGTGGATATTGTGCTGGGAGAGCTGGATCGGTAATTCATACTTCGTAGGGACAGGTCGCGACCTGTCCGCGCGATGGCTGATAGATGAAACAGGAACGTTTAACGAAGCTATACCTGATTTTTCCAGTCCAGAAATACCGTAAATCATCATTCAGACGGATTGGTTCGGGAACGATTGGACAGGTCGCGACCTGTCCCTACTTAAAGTCTATTCAAATTTAACCTGCACGTACAATCTCTAACAAAAAAAGCCTGCTGATGTAGCAGGCTTTTCCTTTATCCTCTTTGCTCTTTCCAGAGTTGGTTGAATGATTTTTTAGGCACGTGTAGCGGTTCGCGGCGCTTGCTCCAGGTATCTTTCAGCACGCGCTTCAGCACGAAGTTCTTGATGCCCGCTGGCGCCAGGTTCAGTAGCGTGCGGCTCTTCATGGCTTTCAGCCAGAACTTCATTACGGTTGTTTCCTGGCTATCGGCCATGCCCTGGTCTACGCTCTGCTTGCGGTTGAGCAGCAGCAGGTTGTGGATGTTGATCTTGACCGGGCAAACCGAGGTGCAGGCACCGCAAAGGGAGCTGGCATAACTGAGGTGCTTGTTTTCGGCCATCCCACTCAGGTGTGGCGTGATGACTGACCCGATTGGGCCGCTGTAGGTGGTTTCGTACGTGTGGCCGCCGATGTTTTTGTACACCGGGCACACGTTCAGGCAGGCACCGCAGCGGATGCAGTTCAGGGCTTCGCGCTTTTCGGGCAGGGCCAGTAGTTCTGTGCGGCCGTTATCGAGCAGTATCACGTACATCTCCTCCGGGCCGTCCTTCTCCTTCGGTTGGCGCGGACCCGTAAAGATGGTGTTGTACACCGTCACGTTCTGCCCGGTGCCGCTGGTGCTAAGCAGGGGCCAGAAAAGGTCCAGGTCCATGACGGACGGAATCATTTTCTCGATTCCCACGATGGCGATGTGCGTCTTCGGGAAGGTGGTGGAGAGGCGTCCGTTTCCTTCGTTCTCCGTTACGGCCACGCCCCCGATGTCGGCGATCAAAAAGTTGCCGCCAGTTATGCCTACCTCGGCCGACGTATACTTCTCGCGCAGCAGCCTGCGAGCTACCCCTACCAGCTCCTCAGCGTTGTCGGTAGGAGGGATGCCCAGCTTGCGCACAAACAGGTCGGCAATGTCTTTCTTAGACATGTGCATGGCAGGCGTCACGATATGGTACGGCCGCTGCTCGGCCAGCTGCACAATGTACTCGCCCAAATCGGTTTCCACCGTCTCGATGCCGTTCTTCTCCAGGTAATCGTTCAGGTGAATCTCCTCAGTCGTCATCGACTTAGACTTCACGATGGAGCGGGCGCGCTTGCGCTTCATGATCTCCCCAATCTCCTTTAAAGCCTCCTGCGCGTCGCGGGCCCAGATTACCTTGCCCCCACGGGCGGTAAAGTTAGACTCGAACTCCATCAGGTACTTATCAAGGTTGTTGATGGTATTTGTCTTGATGAAAGAACCGCGCTCCCGGGCCAGTTCATGGTCAGAATATTGGGTAAGGCCACGCTGCACAGCGGCGTTATACTTGCCGATGTTGAATTTGATGGTGGCGCGGTGGCCCTGGTCGAATGATTTTGTCTCTGCGTCCAGCAGAAATTGCTTCAGTTTGCTCATACTTATCTCCCCTACGTTTTCCCGGGGCAAAGGCTGCTCTGCGACAGTATGCCCCTACAAAAGAAAAACACCCTTAAAGTTAGGGTGTTTTTCTTAATAAATTGTGAATTAGCGGCCTTGGGCGCTCATTCTATACTTGATAACTCTTTAACCTACGTTCTTATTGCCAACCAGTAACTCAGAACGCACCATTCAACGCTATTTCTTATTGCTGTCCACCACAATGCGGTTGTCGCGGTTAGCCAGTTCCCAAGTCACGTGGAACGCGAGGCGCGCTACCTTTTCGGCGCTCTCGAAGATGATTTTGTCTACCTCGTCGCTTGGCTTGTGGTAATCATCGTGCACCCCGTTAAAATAGAACACAATCGGAATGCCGTGCTTGGCGAAGTTGTAGTGGTCCGAGCGGTAGTAGAAACGGTTTGGGTCGTTCTCGTCGTTGAAAGTATAATCGAGCTTCAGGTTCACGTACTTCTCGTTCATCGCCTCGTTAATCTGGTGCAATTCTGAAGAAAGCTTGTCAGCACCGATCGAGTAGATGTAGTTGCTGTCGTTGGTCTTCTCGTGCTCATAGTCCATGCGGCCGATCATGTCGATGTTAACGTTGGCCACCGTGTTCGCGAGCGGGAAGATCGGGTTCTCCGAATAGTACTCAGAGCCCAGCAAGCCTTTTTCCTCAGCGGTAACCGTCATAAACAACACGCTGCGGCGCGGGCCATAACCGTCTTTCTTGGCCTGTGCAAATGCCTCGGCCAGTTCCAGCACAGCCACCGTGCCGGAGCCGTCGTCGTTCGCGCCGTTAAAGATTTTGTCACCTTCCAAAGCTTCTTCCACGCCTACGTGGTCATAGTGTGCGGTTACCACCACCACTTCGTCTTTCTTGTCAGAACCCTCAATGTAGCCCAGCACGTTTTCTGTTGGCAGCGGCTCAGATTTGCGCTCTGTCATAATCTTCACATCCTTGGCGGCGGTGAAGGTGGCGGCAACAGGCTTGCCTGCTGTGGCAACCTGCTTGTTATAGCCGATCAGTTTCTCGGTGGTAGTGCCCAGTAAAGATGCTCCCGCCACCGGCGAGATGAACATGGTGGCTGCGCTTGGGTTCTCGTTGCTGCTCTTCAGCCCGATAGACGGACGGTTGGCATAGGCCTTATAGCGCTGCGTGAGGCTGTTGAACTCGCCCGGGTTGGTGCCCGTCACGATCATTACCGCCTTTGCGCCGCGCTTGGTAGCCGCGTTGCGCTTAGAACGGTAGTCGTTGCCCCAGTCAGAAGCTTTATCGGTGCCGCTGATCAGGTAGTTTCCGTTCGGGCCTTTCGGCTCGCCGGCCAGTACCACGAGTACTTTCCCTTTTACATCCAGGTTGTTGTAGTCCGAGTACTTGGCGTCGTCAATACCGTAACCGGCAAAAACCACATCCACAGCCTGCTCTGTCTGGAAAGGGGAGCTGCCGAGCACAAAGAAATCCTGCATCATCAGGTACTTTTCCTTGCCCACTGTCATGTAGCCATCACCCCACTGGCTCTTCTCCAGGTCGAAGGTTTGGTAATAGGGGTTGGTGGTATTGCTTTGCACCGGTCCTGTCAGGCCATCCTCCCGAAACTCGCGGGAGATGTATTCTGCTGCCATTTTCTGGCCTTTCTCGCCGGTGTTGCGGCCTTCGTACTCATCCGAAGCGATGATGGTGAGGTGCTTTGACAGGTCTGCCGCCGTGATGGTGGCCGCATACGTAGGAGCCGCTTCGCTCAGTTTTGCCGCGTCGGTTATGGGGCCTTTGCTGGCGCTGGGCGTCTGGGCACAGCCATAGCCGAGGGCAGCCAGCAGCAAGCAAGCATAGAGATTATTTCTCATGGGTTAATTTGAGTAAGGTGTGGTTATGTATTGTTGCGTTTATTAGTGCAGGTTAGACGGACAAGGCAGCCGCAGGTTTAACAGGCGCTGCAAAAAGCCATGCTGTTTTACCTACTCTTTTACGATGAGCACGGTTGCATAAGCCGCCACGCCCTCTTTCTTGCCCACAAAGCCAAGCTGTTCGGTGGTGGTGGCTTTGATGGAGATATCCTCTTCCGGAATGCCCATTACCTCGGCCAAGCAGGTTTTCATGGTGGGGATGTGCGGGTTCACCTTTGGCTCCTGCAGGCACACGGTAGAGTCGATGTTGCCAATTTCGTAGCCCTCCTTAGCCAATAGCTGCACCACCTCTTTTAGCAATATCTTAGAGTCGATGCCTTTATACTTAGGGTCCTTATCGGAGAAGTGGAAGCCTATATCGCGCATGTTCGCGGCGCCGAGCAAGGCATCGCAAATCACGTGGATGAGCACATCGGCGTCGGAGTGGCCGAGCGCCCCGTGCGTGTGCGGTATTTTGATGCCGCCGAGCCAGAAATCAAGCCCTTCCTGCAGTTGGTGCACATCATAGCCGAAGCCGGTTCTTATCTTTAGTTTCATTTTGCTGTTTGTGTGATGGCCATACTTCTGCCGCCGGGGCAGAAGCACGAAAGGTAAAAATAGCCAATTAGGGGCTAAATTGATAATTGGAATGTCGCTTTTTGCTTTTCCTGCCCTTATACGGTTGCGGCACCTTCTGTTGCTGTGCAATGCGTGGCGATGGGTGATAATCCCTTTGGAGGGAACTGTCGTATCCACTTAATTAACGGCTCATGTCGGGCAAGAGCATCTTTTCGGCTGCGAAGTACTTACCGGAACCTACCCTTGCTTAGGCTGAAGCATAAATGCACCCCAAATTATCTTCCTGTTCCAACTTGTAAAAACATTCCATGGACCTAACTGAGCAACATCAGGTTGATACGAGCCGATCCCGGTGGGTGGGGGTACTGCTAGGGGTTGGCGTGATGGCCGCCGTAGATGAGATCATCTTTCACCAGCTCCTGGCCTGGCACCACTTCTACGACCAGTCCACGCCAGCCATCGGTTTGCTGACCGACGGTCTGTTGCATGCCGCAGAATTGGTGGCGATTGTGGCAGGCTTCTTTATGCTCTCCGACTTACACTACCGGCGCGCACTGGCCGCTAATTGGGCATGGGCCGGTTTCTTCCTGGGGCTGGGTGGGTTTCAGTTGTTCGATGGCATTGTAGACCACAAGGTGCTGCGCCTGCACCAGGTTCGGTATGGCGTGGAAGATATTCTGCCGTACGACATCGCCTGGAACTTGGCTGGAGTTATACTTCTGGCGATAGGAGCCTGGCTAACCTGGCGTGCCCGGTCTGCACAGCATCATACAGCAAACTAAGCGTTGTGGAGATGACAGGGCAGCACATGGACATGGGTTCCGCAAGTATGGCATCGTACCTGGTGCCGTGGCTGCTGGTGGCGGTGCTGTTGGGAGCTTACGTGTTTGCAGTGCTACAGCAGCAACGGGCCGGGAAGCAGTGGAGCCGCTGGCGTACGGCGAGTTTTATACTTGGGTGCAGCCTGTTAGTGATAGCCATGGCACCGGGGCTGGCGCAGTATGCGCACCACGATTTGCGCGGCCACATGGTGCAGCACCTGCTGGTGGGCATGCTGGCCCCGCTGGGTTTGGTCTTAGCCGCTCCTGTCACGCTGGCCCTGCGCACGCTGCCCGTTTCAGCCGCCCGAAGTATAACTGCCCTGCTTAAGAGCCGCCCTGTGCATTGGCTGGGCCATCCTGTCCCGGCGCTGTTGCTGAACATCGGCGGCATGTACCTGCTTTACCTAACGCCGCTTTACACTCTAACCTTAACCAATCCTTTCCTGCATCACCTGGTGCACGCCCACTTTCTGCTGGCGGGTTGCCTGTTTGTGTGGGCCATCGCAGGCCCAGATTTCAATCCAAACCGCGCAGGAAAGTATACCCGGCTGGCGGTGCTGTTTGTAAGTATGGCGGCGCACGCGTACCTCAGCAAGTTCATGTACGCCTATGTCTGGCCCCGCAACACGCCGCACGACGTGGCGCAGATTCAGGAGGCAGCCCAGCTTATGTACTACGGAGGCGACTTTGCAGAACTGCTGCTCGTGATCGCTTTCTTTGCCTCCTGGTACCAGCGCCGGAATCCACATGCCTTTAAGCTGCAGCCAGTATAACTCTTTGGCTGGCTCTAAAACAAAAAACCAGCTACCCTTCGGCAGCTGGTTTTTTGCATTAGAATCTATTGAATGATACCCGTAGTTTAGGCGTTCACTTCCTCCAGCGTAGGATAGTCGATGTAACCTTCGGCACCGGGCGCATAGAACTTGCTGGTGTCGGGCTTCTGCAGCTCTGCATCCTGTGTAAAGCGCTCCGGCAGGTCGGGGTTGGCGATGAATGGCACGCCGTACGCTACCATGTCGGCGTCACCTGCCTCAATTACCTCGTTGCCTGATTCCTGCGTAAAGCCGCCGTTGATGATCAGGTTGCCTTTGTAGATCGGGCGGTAACGCTTGGCAATATTCAACTCAATGTGCGGCACATCCTTCACAGCCGGCGAAGCTTCCGTCAGGTGCAGGTAAGCCAGGCTATACTTGTTCAGCTGCTCAATTATATAGTCGTAGGTAGGGATGGTGTTCTCATCCACCGTAATACCAAAGCCGCCGTGCAGGCTCGGGTTCAGGCGCACGCCTACTTTCTCTGCCGGCACTACTTCTTTGATGGCATCCAACACCTCAAAAAGTATTTTGCTGCGGTTTTCTTTTGAACCACCGTACTCGTCAGTGCGGGTGTTGGCGGTAGTCACGAAGAACTGGTGGAGCAGGTAACCGTTTGAGGCATGCACCTCCACCCCGTCGAAGCCAGCTTCAATGGCGTTTTTGGCTGCGGTTTTAAAATCCTGCACAATCTGCTTGATCTCAGGTACTGCCAGTTCGCGTGGCGTAACCGTATCCTTAAAGCCCTGGGGCGTGAAAGACTTATCGTTCGGGTTGATGGCCGAAGGGCCCACCGGAAGTTCGCCGTTATGGAAATCGGGGTGCGACATACGCCCTACGTGCCACAACTGCAGGAAAATCTTTCCGCCTTCGTCGTGTACCGCCTCGGTTACTTTCTTCCAGCCTTCCACCTGCTCCTGAGTATAAATACCAGGCGTGTTAATGTAGCCAACAGCCTGTCTTGAAATAGGTGATCCCTCAGAAACGATCAGTCCGGCACCGGCGCGCTGGCGGTAGTAGGTTACCATCAGGTCGTTGGGCACACTGCCTTCGTTGTCGGCGCGGCTGCGTGTCATCGGAGCCATGATCACCCGGTTGTTCAGCTCCAGGTCGTGTAGTTTTATCGGTTGTAATAATGCTTGGTTTTCCATTTCAGTTATCAATTATCATTTATCAATTGTCAGAGGAATAGGTGCTAACAGCAAAACCATTCACTCATTCAAAATCCAGTTATTCAAAATTAGATTTAGTCCCAATCCGGGGCGAAGGAAGGGTTGATGAGGCGGTTATTTTGCTGCGTCAGCTTGTTTACCTGCTGCACCTCGTCCTGTGTCAGCTCAAAGTCGAAAATGTCGAAGTTAGATTTCATGTGCGATTCCTTGCCACTCTTTGGGATAGCCATTACGCCGTCCTGCTGTATGAGCCAGCGCAGCGTTACCTGTACTTCGCTTTTGCCATACTTGCCGCCGATGCTTTTCAGCGTCTCGTTACCCATCACCTGGCCTTGTGCAATCGGGCTATAGGCCGTCAGCGAAAGGTCGTGCTGGCGCAGGTAGTTGTAGAGTTTGTCCTGGTTCAGGAAAGGGTGGTATTCCACTTGGTTGGTGATGATGTTGGCACCTGTGGCCAGTACTTTATTTAACAGGGCAGTGGTGTGGTTACTCACGCCGATGTGTTTGGTATAGCCTTTTTCCTGCGCCTTTACCAGCTCGCCAATGTATTCTTCCACAGGAACATCCGAGTTTGGCCAGTGAATCAACAGCAGGTCTACGGCATCTACTTTCAGCTTCCTTAAGCTTTCCTCTACCGAAGGCAGAAACGTTTGCCTGCCCAGGTTAGAAGGCAGCACCTTCGTTGTCAGGAACACTTCCTCGCGGTTCACGGCTGATGCGTTAATGGCCTTGCCCACACCTTCTTCGTTCCCGTACATCTGGGCGGTGTCGATGTGGCGGTAGCCGGTTTCAAGGGCCGCCTGCACCATTTCGTTTGCTGTGGTATTATCCAGCTGGTACGTGCCGAAGCCCAACGCTGGTATGGTGGCTCCTTTTATAGTGATGTCTTTCATAGTATGGGTCTGCACATTATTTGTTTATACAAATATCAAAATAAAAAAAATCGCTAGCCGCGTAGTTTATCCAACAGGTTGCTGGCAAGAACAGCTTCCTCGGTTGTAAGGTTTTCAAAGCTGGCAAAAAGTTGTGGAAACTTTGCATCTACCTCCTGCAGTTTCTCTGTGCCTTTCTCCGTCAGGCGCACCTCGATCATGCGGCGGTTGCTCTGGCAGATATCACGGGTAACGTAGCCTTTCTCGATTAATTTGTCAATGAGGCGGGTCACATTGGAGTTGCGGTCTACCATGCGGTTCTGAATATCGCCGAAGCACACGGGGTTGGGGTGCTGGCCGCGCAGAATCGCCAGCACGTTGTGCTGCTGCAGCGTCAGGCCCAGCTCCTTAAAGAACGGCGTCATCTGCTGGTTCAGCCAGTTGTTTGTAAACAACAGGTTGGCCATCAAACGGCGGTAATCGTTCTTGAACTCCTTCTGGTGTATTTCGTCTTCTATTCGCATAGTTTAGCTTGTCCTACAAAGGTACGGATAATGTTTGTATATACAATATTTGTAGGTGTAAGGTTACAGATAGTGATTAGAAACAGGATTCTCTGTTCCTGCTGGAGCCCTGCCCGTGCGAAGTATACTTTATGCTAAAAAGCCAAAGCGCGGAGTTCGTGCTCCGCGCTTTGTGCCAGGTGTATGATTCTTCGTTTAAATACTGTTTTAGTCCCAGTAAGAAATCTGTGCCTGTTCCTGCCCAT
Above is a window of Pontibacter akesuensis DNA encoding:
- a CDS encoding MarR family winged helix-turn-helix transcriptional regulator, whose amino-acid sequence is MRIEDEIHQKEFKNDYRRLMANLLFTNNWLNQQMTPFFKELGLTLQQHNVLAILRGQHPNPVCFGDIQNRMVDRNSNVTRLIDKLIEKGYVTRDICQSNRRMIEVRLTEKGTEKLQEVDAKFPQLFASFENLTTEEAVLASNLLDKLRG